A stretch of the Macaca mulatta isolate MMU2019108-1 chromosome 16, T2T-MMU8v2.0, whole genome shotgun sequence genome encodes the following:
- the LOC144335214 gene encoding ADP-ribosylation factor-like protein 2-binding protein yields MRVGPQAGQESIGAAVMDALEEESFVLSFSSASDESDSVVGYLDDIIMDDEFQLLQSNFTNRYNLEFEDMEENKLTYTSIFNEYISLVENCIEEQLLRRIPGLNTAAFTITSQHHKNEAAGDTLDMLLPSQILWTTEQKKKTEDRGPDLSSRLVVTSLCQSSVPASQNNLRHWVLPPANELRTFWMSPAQEAQLMMTEYILEKD; encoded by the exons ATGCGGGTTGGGCCGCAGGCAGGGCAAGAGTCTATAGGGGCAGCAGTGATGGACGCCTTAGAAGAAGAGAGCTTTGTGCTGTCTTTCTCTTCCGCCTCTGATGAATCTGATAGTGTGGTGGGATATTTAGATGACATTATCATGGATGACGAGTTCCAGTTATTACAGAGTAATTTCACTAACAGGTACAACCTGGAGTTTGAAGACATGGAAGAGAATAAACTCACCTACACATCTATTTTTaatgaatacatttcttt GGTAGAAAACTGTATTGAAGAACAGCTGCTGCGGCGGATTCCTGGACTCAACACGGCAGCTTTCACCATCACATCACAGCACCATAAAAATGAAGCAGCGGGTGACACACTGGACATGCTGCTACCTTCACAGATTCTTTGGACTACAGAGCAGAAAAAGAAGACTGAGGACCGAGGACCAGACTTAAGCAGTCGCTTGGTGGTGACTTCGCTGTGTCAATCATCTGTGCCAGCTTCCCAGAACAATCTGCGGCACTGGGTCCTCCCGCCAGCCAATGAACTGAGAACATTCTGGATGTCACCGGCCCAAGAGGCTCAGCTCATGATGACAGAATACATCTTGGAAAAAGACTGA